From a single Rutidosis leptorrhynchoides isolate AG116_Rl617_1_P2 chromosome 5, CSIRO_AGI_Rlap_v1, whole genome shotgun sequence genomic region:
- the LOC139848450 gene encoding protein ALP1-like — protein MASYLLSYDSDSEDELIIALIQHLEDDDDEVESDRVPRSRIYIPRNREEAGENLWKDYFSDTPVFPPYKFKRRFRMRIELFLRISQGISNFDSHDTPEHFRFFRERFDAIGRPTFTILQKMTSALRQLAYGTATDMFDEYLKMSEQTSILCLDNFYKCIITLYKERYMRSPNAYDVQRLYSKHEEKHGFKGMLGSIDCMHWEWKNCPVALKGQYTRGDHKKPTIMLEAVASYDLWIWHAFFGMTGSNNDINVLNQSYVFDKLKKGTSPLAPFEVNGNQYTKGYYLADGIYPDWATLVKGFAFPTDDPRIKFTRFQASARKDVERAFGVLQGRFHILRLAARTISVNKMRRVMDCCIILHNMILEDQGFVLSDWEEEFITEDMENRPERIPNRGRDQDVIIREIRDRTVHDQLTDDLVEHIWNLPSAFRTMNG, from the coding sequence atggCATCGTATTTACTTAGTTACGATTCCGATTCGGAAGACGAGCTTATTATTGCACTAATTCAACATttagaagatgatgatgacgaaGTCGAATCCGACCGTGTTCCAAGATCAcgaatttatattccaagaaatCGTGAAGAAGCTGGAGAAAACTTATGGAAGGATTATTTTAGTGACACACCCGTGTTTCCGCCATATAAATTTAAAAGGCGTTTTCGTATGCGGATTGAACTATTTCTTCGAATATCGCAAGGTATTTCTAATTTCGATTCTCATGATACTCCCGAGCATTTTAGATTTTTTAGGGAACGTTTTGATGCTAtcggtcggccgacttttacaatatTGCAAAAAATGACTTCGGCTCTACGCCAATTGGCGTATGGAACTGCCACCGATATGTTTGATGAATATTTAAAAATGAGTGAGCAAACCTCAATACTTTGTTTAGATAACTTTTATAAATGTATTATTACATTATACAAAGAACGTTACATGAGATCTCCCAATGCATACGATGTTCAACGTTTATATAGTAAGCATGAAGAGAAACATGGTTTTAAGGGTATGCTCGggagtattgattgtatgcattgggagtgGAAGAATTGTCCCGTTGCTTTGAAGGGACAATACACTAGGGGGGACCACAAGAAACCTACCATTATGCTTGAAGCAGTTGCTTCGTATGACTTGTGGATTTGGCATGCATTTTTTGGAATGACGGGTTCCAACAATGATATAAATGTTTTGAATCAATCCTATGTTTTTGATAAACTTAAAAAGGGAACATCTCCACTAGCACCATTTGAGGTAAACGGTAATCAGTACACAAAAGGCTATTACTTAGCTGACGGTATATATCCTGATTGGGCTACTCTAGTCAAAGGTTTTGCGTTTCCGACAGATGATCCAAGGATTAAGTTTACTAGGTTTCAAGCTAGTGCCCGAAAGGATGTAGAGAGGGCATTTGGGGTTCTTCAAGGTCGATTTCATATTTTAAGGTTAGCAGCACGCACTATATCGGTAAACAAGATGCGGAGAGTTATGGACTGTTGTATCATATTACATAATATGATTTTGGAGGATCAAGGATTTGTGTTAAGTGATTGGGAGGAAGAGTTCATTACCGAAGATATGGAGAATCGTCCGGAACGGATACCGAATAGAGGACGGGATCAAGACGTTATCATCCGAGAAATAAGAGATAGGACGGTGCACGACCAACTAACCGATGATCTAGTTGAGCATATTTGGAACCTTCCGTCCGCATTCCGCACCATGAATGGTTAa